From a single Carassius auratus strain Wakin chromosome 38, ASM336829v1, whole genome shotgun sequence genomic region:
- the synpo2la gene encoding synaptopodin 2-like protein encodes MVAEEVIITLSGGAPWGFRLQGGIEHQKPLQVAKVRKRSKACRAGLREGDELVSINENFCGNLSHAQAMNLIDSMPGTLHIRVRRTPAGFQSVVLVARAPSPRIDKEYRAAIRAMSPSSSQPHQSSERQILISPTARSGLTSPPGSEAYYGETDSDADVAAHERQRKPKRRSPSNSPGKAGRASPEGAETSEMSGYDSASDAQVYNLLGPKERQDALPGVTRREVIYQPPPHGAWSSQTSTETSSMSADDQNPREGLMEEDSGFQEPTNLPPLVSPERAKEALMLCSRTQLVPMVGPVDNPVDEELTLTYMDKAKQAKLNRGDTIADKQVKEARSKCRTIASLLTDAPNPHSKGVLMFKKRRQRSKKYTLTSFGSVDEDMRQDSQEEDGIFPGSESEFDEEGFSAAPDPTWDSDYLELLEKRSASRGQEGEGGALSPGLSDTSGKGAQLFEQQRRRAEEHAKKIEAAQEQLQSQMLGIPLKETPASPQLQTPQPQQDPLTKPNVQPPPVAPKPGRLSKTLHHEVPHAEMQNMTQMATPQATSTVPVMVNGDTSNTMAPDPAVFPITSLSVPSAEPVMPPQPAPLPDLSSSSVLNRTARPFAPGCVTNRAATAPVVFCPTVSKKSPRPVSVAVVAHPFSAPSEEHVMSVNPASFVSQFTMSQMSTDVPPEVIPTQPFMSEKSVPPPVSVESYSQPTLHCSSVENIQVASVPPPIVQTQVPTYPVEAKTTVPPAIPVDNTVTAMAPVTAPITPRAIAIPSQTSSILTSAASEISLTGTPVSPVVYHEKSFSTTGRTGILQEARRRSTYKPMFKIPDSKKNSPNPELLCMVQNLDERPRRGCYEPENTTHYIDDNRAKVPPPVAPKPRVIPEMSQIPQAEGKGAELFARRQSRMDWFVVDSPHLQQAPLQPQQSQSVIDLIEPQKTSTTPSHWKYSPNVRAPPPIGYNPLLSPSCPVGVQRGGAKVSEGSSKGSKGSFGVPKEGIKALDFMRRQPYQLNPAMFSFGGGTSTMSSVSSYQRQQREGHTLTPPKQIPVKAARVYEIKRFSTPTPMSAPTLNPTVIVPRSRTTLGEHISRSDMTSPLPEPVPESTPAPSRAAGLPELPKISAVPIPHPMPYSPPAPMSSMSSLSYSGLQAAKQFKSAPELSSLPDPLKSPIQVPKPRFIATRVGIQPRVWRPGTLPH; translated from the exons ATGGTGGCTGAGGAGGTTATCATCACCCTATCCGGAGGAGCACCATGGGGCTTCAGACTACAGGGAGGAATCGAGCACCAGAAGCCTCTGCAGGTTGCCAAG GTGCGCAAGCGAAGTAAAGCATGTCGTGCCGGACTGCGTGAGGGAGATGAGCTGGTGTCCATCAATGAGAATTTCTGTGGGAATCTGTCGCATGCCCAGGCCATGAACCTGATCGACAGCATGCCAGGAACGCTACACATCCGAGTTAGGAG GACACCGGCTGGCTTCCAGTCAGTGGTCCTGGTTGCTCGAGCTCCTTCTCCCCGCATTGATAAAGAGTACCGTGCTGCCATTAGGGCCATGTCTCCATCCAGCTCCCAACCTCACCAGTCCAGTGAGCGGCAGATCCTGATATCCCCAACCGCACGCAGTGGATTGACCTCCCCACCGGGCAGTGAGGCCTACTACGGAGAAACAGACAGCGATGCAGACGTGGCTGCTCATGAGAGGCAACGCAAACCAAAACGACGTAGTCCAAGCAATTCACCTGGCAAGGCAGGTCGAGCCTCACCGGAGGGAGCAGAGACTTCAGAAATGAGTGGGTATGACAGTGCCTCGGATGCCCAAGTTTACAATCTTTTGGGGCCTAAAGAAAGACAAGATGCATTGCCTGGTGTAACCCGCAGAGAAGTGATTTACCAACCCCCTCCACATGGAGCTTGGTCCTCTCAGACCTCCACCGAGACTTCATCCATGAGCGCAGATGACCAAAACCCACGAGAAGGGCTAATGGAAGAGGACAGTGGGTTCCAGGAGCCCACAAATCTTCCCCCTCTGGTTTCTCCAGAAAGAGCCAAAGAAGCTCTTATGTTGTGCTCTCGTACTCAGTTGGTGCCCATGGTTGGGCCAGTTGACAATCCAGTGGATGAGGAACTCACATTAACATACATGGATAAAGCAAAACAAGCAA AATTGAACCGTGGAGATACAATCGCGGACAAGCAGGTAAAAGAAGCTCGGTCCAAGTGCCGCACCATCGCCTCACTACTGACAGATGCACCCAACCCTCATTCAAAGGgtgttttgatgtttaaaaagcGCAGACAACGCTCCAAGAAATACACACTGACAAGCTTTGGAAGTGTTGATGAGGACATGAGGCAGGACTCTCAGGAAGAGGATGGCATATTTCCTGGCAGTGAATCAGAATTTGATGAGGAAGGTTTCTCTGCTGCACCCGACCCCACATGGGACAGTGACTACCTTGAGCTGCTGGAGAAAAGATCTGCTTCCAGAGGTCAGGAAGGAGAAGGTGGTGCTCTGAGTCCTGGTTTGAGTGATACATCTGGGAAGGGGGCACAGTTGTTTGAGCAGCAGCGGAGAAGGGCTGAGGAACATGCAAAGAAAATAGAAGCTGCGCAAGAACAGTTACAAAGTCAAATGCTGGGAATTCCACTGAAAGAGACACCAGCATCTCCTCAACTACAGACACCACAACCACAACAAGACCCATTGACAAAGCCTAATGTCCAGCCACCACCAGTTGCTCCGAAACCTGGCAGACTTTCAAAAACTCTACATCATGAGGTTCCACACGCAGAGATGCAAAACATGACACAGATGGCCACACCTCAAGCCACTTCCACTGTCCCTGTTATGGTAAATGGAGATACTTCAAACACAATGGCACCAGACCCAGCTGTGTTTCCCATAACTAGTCTCTCAGTACCTTCTGCAGAACCTGTGATGCCTCCACAACCAGCTCCTCTACCTGATCTCTCTTCAAGTTCTGTGTTAAACAGAACTGCCAGACCTTTTGCCCCAGGCTGTGTTACCAATCGGGCAGCCACTGCTCCTGTTGTGTTTTGCCCTACAGTCAGTAAGAAGTCACCCAGACCTGTTTCAGTGGCTGTGGTTGCACATCCATTCTCTGCACCATCAGAAGAGCATGTAATGAGTGTTAACCCGGCCTCCTTTGTTAGCCAATTCACAATGAGTCAAATGAGTACCGATGTCCCTCCTGAAGTGATACCCACACAGCCCTTTATGTCTGAAAAGTCTGTTCCTCCACCTGTATCTGTGGAATCATATTCTCAACCTACTCTTCACTGCTCCTCAGTGGAAAACATCCAGGTTGCATCAGTGCCACCTCCCATAGTTCAAACCCAAGTACCTACCTATCCTGTAGAAGCCAAAACAACTGTTCCACCAGCAATCCCTGTTGACAACACAGTGACCGCTATGGCTCCTGTTACAGCTCCCATTACTCCTCGGGCCATTGCAATACCATCCCAAACCTCTTCTATTTTGACCTCTGCAGCTTCTGAGATCTCTTTAACTGGAACTCCGGTGTCACCTGTAGTCTATCATGAAAAATCCTTTTCCACCACTGGCCGCACTGGTATTCTCCAAGAGGCCCGCCGACGTAGCACCTACAAGCCAATGTTTAAGATACCTGACAGTAAGAAAAACTCACCAAACCCTGAATTATTGTGTATGGTGCAGAACCTAGATGAAAGACCCAGACGTGGATGTTATGAACCGGAAAATACTACTCACTACATTGATGACAATAGGGCAAAGGTGCCACCGCCTGTGGCTCCTAAGCCAAGGGTCATCCCAGAAATGTCACAGATCCCTCAGGCAGAGGGAAAAGGAGCGGAGCTTTTTGCTCGTAGACAGAGTCGCATGGATTGGTTTGTTGTAGACTCTCCACATCTGCAGCAAGCACCACTACAACCCCAACAATCCCAATCAGTCATAGACTTGATCGAACCACAAAAAACCTCAACAACCCCATCCCACTGGAAGTATTCCCCTAATGTTCGTGCTCCTCCACCGATAGGTTACAACCCCTTGCTGTCTCCATCCTGTCCAGTTGGGGTGCAGCGTGGGGGTGCCAAAGTGTCTGAGGGAAGTTCTAAAGGAAGTAAGGGTAGTTTTGGTGTCCCAAAAGAAGGTATCAAAGCCTTGGACTTTATGAGGAGGCAGCCTTACCAACTGAACCCTGCAATGTTCAGTTTTGGTGGTGGCACTAGCACAATGTCTTCTGTGTCCTCCTACCAGAGGCAGCAAAGGGAAGGCCACACTCTGACACCACCCAAGCAGATCCCAGTAAAGGCTGCACGTGTGTATGAAATAAAACGATTCTCCACTCCCACCCCAATGTCAGCACCAACTCTCAACCCAACAGTGATTGTTCCACGCTCACGGACCACACTTGGTGAGCACATCTCTCGTTCTGACATGACATCCCCTCTACCTGAACCTGTACCTGAATCAACTCCGGCACCTTCACGAGCCGCAGGCCTCCCAGAGCTCCCTAAAATATCAGCTGTGCCCATCCCTCACCCCATGCCATACTCACCCCCAGCTCCCATGTCAAGTATGTCAAGCCTAAGCTACTCTGGGCTTCAAGCTGCCAAACAGTTTAAGAGTGCCCCTGAGTTAAGTTCCCTACCAGACCCATTAAAATCTCCAATCCAAGTTCCCAAACCTCGTTTTATTGCAACACGTGTTGGTATTCAGCCCCGCGTCTGGAGGCCTGGAACCCTTCCTCACTGA
- the myoz1a gene encoding myozenin-1a, whose product MPLSGTPAPPNKRKKLSKIITDLSHITQDEYESEPEASEFDLGKKISPPKDIMLEELSLLKNKGSKMFKMRQIRVEKFIYENNPDFFSSDSMDNLQKFVPSLGGQMMDVGGHLIGGHMSGQAGRGGQAPVPPPKPGSYGKGLEGGLQAGGLAGGAGAGVAGGEGGKDGVSGDAQGEESSKAALEKAKKKGAYVKTYVSPWERAMKGNEELLATMKSQMPGPCSQKELRNYKCFNRSAMPFGGFEKASQLMTFQMPDIEVAAEELEPAVVYHHDIGSRPSFNRTPIGWGGSAEPGSIHMELDTIPFDGETDDL is encoded by the exons atGCCTCTGTCAGGAACACCAGCACCACCCAACAAGAGGAAAAAGCTCTCCAAGATCATCACTGACCTGTCACACATTACCCAAGATG AGTATGAATCAGAGCCTGAGGCCTCAGAGTTTGACCTGGGGAAAAAGATCAGTCCTCCCAAGGATATCATGCTGGAGGAACTATCCCTTCTGAAGAACAAAGGCTCCAAGATGTTCAAGATGAGGCAGATTCGTGTGGAGAAGTTCATCTACGAGAACAATCCTGACTTCTTCAGTAGTGATTCCATG GATAACCTCCAGAAGTTCGTGCCCAGCCTGGGGGGCCAGATGATGGATGTTGGTGGGCATCTGATTGGTGGTCATATGTCTGGCCAGGCTGGTAGAGGCGGTCAAGCACCAGTGCCGCCTCCTAAACCCGGAAGCTATGGAAAGGGATTAGAGGGTGGGCTACAAGCAGGTGGGCTCGCTGGAGGAGCAGGTGCTGGAGTGGCTGGAGGAGAAGGGGGGAAGGATGGTGTGTCAGGAGATGCACAGG GTGAGGAGAGTTCTAAGGCTGCTTTGGAAAAGGCAAAAAAGAAGGGTGCATATGTGAAGACATATGTTTCCCCTTGGGAACGGGCGATGAAGGGCAATGAAGAACTTCTAGCAACAATGAAATCTCAAATGCCTGGACCCTGCTCTCAAAAGGAGCTGCGCAATTACAAGTGCTTCAACAG GAGTGCTATGCCTTTTGGAGGTTTTGAGAAGGCCTCTCAGCTGATGACCTTCCAGATGCCAGACATCGAGGTGGCCGCTGAGGAGCTTGAACCTGCAGTGGTGTACCATCATGATATTGGCTCACGGCCCTCCTTTAACCGCACACCCATTGGCTGGGGAGGTAGCGCTGAACCAGGCAGCATTCACATGGAGTTGGATACTATACCATTTGATGGGGAGACTGATGACCTGTGA